In one window of Nocardiopsis aegyptia DNA:
- a CDS encoding helix-turn-helix domain-containing GNAT family N-acetyltransferase, whose product MTVTHEHTAGLLPTGDAETYAAWFACLAEPTRVRLLHAIATHPGAMSVGELAEAVGVRQPTVSHHLRKLAEVGFVTTSRVGTSTRVAVNAACCTGLPHAADAVMGMLAARPCCPTEVPEDVTVRALTDADLPAVRRLHAAGAEAGDILAEDGGLDTGWLDGHAWVAEREGAVVGWAAAWPVSRLSAYAGVAEARIHVAAGERGRGVGKALARTQVVEADLAGLWTLQASVLPEDKAALALLHASGYRTLAVRERLVRHRGEWRDVVVLERRRDDTVDPGATGVQDLPDPVLRPESPPDGV is encoded by the coding sequence ATGACCGTCACGCACGAACACACCGCGGGGCTGCTGCCGACCGGGGACGCCGAGACCTACGCGGCGTGGTTCGCGTGCCTGGCGGAGCCGACCCGGGTCCGCCTGCTGCACGCCATCGCCACCCATCCGGGCGCCATGAGCGTCGGGGAGCTGGCCGAGGCCGTGGGGGTGCGCCAGCCCACCGTCTCCCACCACCTGCGCAAACTCGCCGAGGTGGGCTTCGTGACCACCTCCCGCGTGGGCACGTCCACCCGGGTCGCCGTCAACGCCGCCTGCTGCACCGGCCTACCGCACGCCGCCGACGCGGTCATGGGTATGCTCGCGGCCCGGCCCTGCTGCCCCACCGAAGTGCCCGAGGACGTCACCGTGCGCGCCCTGACCGACGCGGACCTGCCCGCCGTACGCCGCCTGCACGCGGCCGGAGCCGAGGCCGGCGACATCCTCGCCGAGGACGGCGGCCTGGACACCGGCTGGCTCGACGGGCACGCGTGGGTGGCCGAACGCGAGGGGGCCGTCGTCGGCTGGGCCGCCGCCTGGCCCGTCTCCCGGCTCAGCGCCTACGCGGGTGTGGCCGAGGCACGGATCCACGTGGCCGCGGGCGAGCGCGGCCGGGGCGTCGGCAAGGCGCTGGCGCGCACGCAGGTGGTCGAGGCCGACCTCGCCGGGCTGTGGACCCTGCAGGCGTCGGTCCTGCCCGAGGACAAGGCCGCGCTCGCCCTGCTGCACGCGTCGGGCTACCGCACCCTCGCCGTCCGCGAACGGCTCGTCCGGCACCGGGGCGAGTGGCGGGACGTCGTGGTCCTCGAACGCCGCCGCGACGACACCGTCGATCCCGGGGCCACGGGCGTGCAGGACCTGCCCGACCCCGTCCTGCGACCCGAGTCCCCGCCCGACGGCGTC
- a CDS encoding FAD-dependent oxidoreductase, which produces MTEAHPVVVIGAGPVGLATAAELVRRGLPVQVLERGATAGAAVAEWGHVRLFSSWRDLVAPAAEKLLAATGWRRRDDDAYPTGREWVDAYLAPLAAALGERVRYGAEVTGVSRLGRDRVVDTDRGAQPFTVRVRTERGEERLLASAVVDASGTWGSPNPLGGDGLPALGERGPGLADRLAYRVPDTADPAVRARYAGRRTAVVGSGHSALTALVALAGLAADDPATRVVWVLRRGEAGDAFGGGADDQLAARGALGTRARKAVEAGYVETVTGFRTAEVRAEGESLVLVGDASDGDARALEPVDEVVVLTGFRPDLSFLSEIRLGLDATLQAPVALAPLIDPNVHSCGTVYPHGAVELAQPESGFYLAGMKSYGRAPTFLALTGYEQVRSIAAALDGDHASAARVELTLPATGVCKGSGLTDPDDATEAADEGGCCGAPGPTAVDLVTPSGSVPTP; this is translated from the coding sequence ATGACCGAGGCACACCCCGTCGTCGTGATCGGTGCCGGCCCCGTCGGACTGGCCACCGCGGCCGAGCTGGTCCGGCGCGGACTCCCCGTCCAGGTGCTGGAGCGGGGCGCCACCGCCGGCGCCGCCGTCGCCGAGTGGGGACACGTCCGCCTGTTCTCCTCCTGGCGCGACCTCGTCGCCCCGGCCGCGGAGAAGCTGCTGGCCGCCACCGGTTGGCGGCGCCGCGACGACGACGCCTACCCCACGGGCCGCGAGTGGGTGGACGCCTATCTGGCCCCGCTGGCCGCCGCCCTCGGTGAGCGGGTCCGCTACGGCGCCGAGGTCACCGGCGTCAGCCGTCTGGGCCGGGACCGGGTCGTCGACACCGACCGCGGCGCACAGCCCTTCACCGTCCGGGTCCGCACCGAGCGGGGCGAGGAGCGCCTCCTGGCGAGCGCCGTGGTCGACGCCTCCGGTACCTGGGGCTCCCCGAACCCGCTGGGCGGCGACGGCCTGCCCGCCCTCGGCGAGCGCGGGCCCGGCCTGGCCGACCGCCTGGCCTACCGCGTCCCCGACACCGCCGACCCCGCCGTCCGGGCCCGCTACGCCGGACGCCGCACGGCCGTGGTCGGCAGCGGCCACTCGGCGCTCACCGCCCTGGTCGCGCTGGCCGGGCTCGCCGCGGACGATCCCGCGACCCGCGTCGTGTGGGTGCTGCGGCGCGGAGAGGCCGGGGACGCGTTCGGCGGCGGCGCCGACGACCAGCTCGCCGCCCGCGGCGCGCTGGGCACGCGCGCCAGGAAGGCGGTCGAGGCGGGGTACGTCGAGACGGTGACGGGCTTCCGTACCGCCGAGGTCCGCGCTGAGGGCGAGTCCCTCGTGCTCGTCGGCGACGCCAGCGACGGCGATGCCCGCGCCCTGGAGCCGGTCGACGAGGTGGTCGTCCTCACCGGCTTCCGCCCGGACCTGTCCTTCCTCTCCGAGATCCGGCTCGGCCTGGACGCCACGCTCCAGGCGCCGGTCGCGCTGGCCCCGCTCATCGACCCCAACGTCCACTCCTGTGGCACCGTCTACCCGCACGGCGCCGTCGAACTGGCCCAGCCGGAGTCCGGCTTCTACCTGGCCGGGATGAAGTCCTACGGGCGCGCCCCCACGTTCCTCGCGCTCACCGGGTACGAGCAGGTGCGCAGCATCGCCGCCGCGCTGGACGGGGACCACGCGTCCGCCGCTCGGGTGGAGCTGACACTGCCCGCGACCGGAGTCTGCAAGGGCAGCGGGCTGACCGACCCGGACGACGCGACGGAGGCCGCCGACGAGGGCGGCTGCTGCGGAGCGCCCGGTCCCACGGCCGTCGACCTGGTCACGCCCTCCGGGTCCGTCCCCACCCCGTAG
- a CDS encoding ArsO family NAD(P)H-dependent flavin-containing monooxygenase, whose translation MGASADTGTDVVVVGGGQAGLAAGYFLRRARARFVILDDRAEPGGAWGDYWDSLRLFSPAAHSPLPGWWMPEEPGHEYPSARHVTDYLAEYERRYDLPVRRPVAATGVRRADDALEVATTAGTWRARHVVSATGTWRRPFVPDVPGRDLYEGRQLHTVDYRSPGEFAGQRVVVVGGGNSAAQILAELSEVAHTTWLTRRPPRLMPDDVDGRVLFDVATRRTLGGTDGGVGDLGDIVMVPSVREARDRGALKAQPMAERLTPTGVAWADGSTMEADAIVWCTGFRAALDHLAPLDPFDADGRIPLDGSRCRREPRLHLVGYGDWTGAASATLIGAGRTAKAAVARIAEDLGASRPR comes from the coding sequence GTGGGCGCATCCGCGGACACCGGGACGGACGTCGTGGTGGTCGGCGGCGGCCAGGCGGGACTGGCGGCCGGATACTTCCTGCGGCGCGCCAGGGCACGGTTCGTCATCCTCGACGACCGCGCGGAACCCGGCGGGGCCTGGGGCGACTACTGGGACTCGCTGCGCCTGTTCTCCCCGGCCGCGCACAGCCCCCTGCCCGGCTGGTGGATGCCGGAGGAGCCCGGGCACGAGTACCCCTCGGCGCGCCACGTGACCGACTACCTGGCCGAGTACGAGCGCCGGTACGACCTGCCCGTGCGCCGGCCGGTCGCCGCGACCGGGGTCCGCCGCGCCGACGACGCCCTGGAGGTGGCCACGACCGCCGGGACGTGGCGGGCGCGGCACGTGGTCAGCGCGACCGGGACCTGGCGCCGCCCGTTCGTTCCCGACGTGCCCGGACGCGACCTGTACGAGGGCCGACAGCTCCACACGGTCGACTACCGGAGCCCCGGGGAGTTCGCCGGTCAGCGGGTCGTGGTCGTCGGCGGGGGCAACTCCGCCGCGCAGATCCTGGCCGAGCTGTCCGAGGTCGCGCACACCACCTGGCTCACCCGCCGCCCGCCCCGCCTGATGCCCGACGACGTCGACGGCCGCGTGCTGTTCGACGTGGCCACGAGGCGGACGCTGGGCGGGACGGACGGGGGCGTCGGCGACCTCGGCGACATCGTGATGGTGCCGAGTGTGCGCGAGGCCCGTGACCGGGGCGCGCTCAAGGCACAGCCGATGGCCGAACGGCTGACCCCGACGGGGGTCGCCTGGGCCGACGGGAGCACGATGGAGGCGGACGCGATCGTGTGGTGCACCGGGTTCCGCGCCGCGTTGGACCATCTGGCGCCGCTGGACCCGTTCGACGCCGACGGGCGGATCCCGCTCGACGGTTCGCGGTGCCGTCGTGAGCCGCGCCTGCACCTGGTGGGCTACGGCGACTGGACGGGGGCCGCCTCCGCCACGCTGATCGGGGCGGGCCGCACCGCCAAGGCCGCCGTCGCCCGCATCGCGGAGGACCTGGGCGCGTCCCGACCGCGCTGA